The genomic interval taatttatacaaTTTAAATGAGTAACACCTGCTGGGTTTTGTGtgtccttttattttttcttggtaTGGCTCATATAAACGTTTAGATTAGATCAGTTacagttatttatttcctctctgttttATCACCTGAGCTTTGAGTGTTTCTTTTAAACCGACTGCAGGTACGTTTTGGACAACCAGTACACCAGTTCCAGTGGCGCCAAGTTCCCAGTGAAGTGGTCTCCTCCGGAGGTTCTGCACTACAGCAAATACAGCAGCAAGTCAGACGTGTGGTCCTTCGGTGAGAGGCCTTAACCAATCAGCAGCAGCCGATCGCCGTGTTGCTCCAACGCCAGGAGTCAGAGGTcactgatgtgtttgtgttcaggcGTGGTGATGTGGGAGATCTTCTCCGAGGGTCGAACGCCGTTTGAGAGCCGCTCCAACTTGGAGGTGGTGAACGATATCACCAGAGGGCTCCGGCTGTACCGTCCACACCGCGCCTCCCAGCCGCTGTACGCCATCATGTACCGCTGCTGGCACGAGGTACCGACCCGCTTCACCCTCACCGAGAGAAAATGGTTCAGAAAACGCTGGGTTCTGGTGTTTTAGCTCTGAATAGCTTCACTGACAGGCTAACTGCTTTTAGCACAACGTAAAAACACCAATAGTCTTTTTCAGCATccaatcagattattttatgaagcaaaaattaaccTCCAGTGGACCAAGAAAAGCAGCTCTGTcatcctttgttttatttttactttttctaaaaatatttaaacaaatggcAAGaaccagggccggcccaaggcaagCTGGTGTTACtttcaaatagttaaaataagaTGATGCACTTACATTCtactctgcatttcaaaatgcaagtaatttttttgtagttagCTTCTCCTGTAAGGTTAAAATTAACAGCCATCACAACACTGGTATGATGAAAACTAATTACAAAGTATGCTAATAATACGCACAAAACATAGCTTAGAAATGCTAAACCATCTGGTGTTGACATGTTGGTATGGGCCCCCCTCCCACTCAGAAAAAAGCCTTTAGGTCCCCAAAAAGGCTTTGGCCGGCCCTgtacacaacaaacaaacatccaggGATGTTAATTAGATAAATACATGTAAACATTTAGATTTGGAAATTGGGTTTTTGTTGATAAAGTCTGTTATTGATTTAACATAGTAGTCCCACATACTGAATTGGAAAGTAATAACTCCAGTGACCAGTTCAATTTTTGTAtaataagtgtttatttttctgttagacattttttctaacatcttttctcctaattttttttggtcttaCAGAAACCTCAGGGTCGGCCAGTGTTCTCTGAAATCTTGGAGGAAATAAGAAAACTGGCAGAAAATCCAGACTAACACAAAGGTGCTATTATTTTACCTCTGAATATCaagctgtttttaaatgcatatgtacaaataaaacatgttttattgttgtatatAGATGTATAAATTAAACTTACCTAATCCGgtgctttaaataatttatttattttgaaataagcaataaaaccaacaagacattttaaattttaggctgattcttacatatttgttggTTTTATACACATGAAGCTTCTGTTTATATTAATGTACAGACTGTAAAGTACAAACTAACAACCAAACTGTGTATGATTGTTTATGAAGCATGAATGAGTGaataaatgtcactttaaatatttatgctgTGACTTTCTCCATTTTTTAATTGCAGGACTTTGCAAAGTGAATTAAAGTGTATATTTCAGAGGGGTGCAGCAATGTCCAATTTCTGGTCTCTCTTTGAATTTTTGAGGATTGTAAACAAATCTTAACACCAAACTTTGAAGAAGTCGATAAGGAGACAAAATAAAGGTTTCTAGActagttcagttttatttaattctatTTAAATCAATCTACTGTTTTATGTTCTCAAGCAGCAAGGTTGTATGACAGAACTCAGAAATTGGGATTATTTCCGTCCAGTATTGCCATCTGGTGGACATTTAGGAGAAAAAATGtctatatttttagtttttactagCAGATGTAGGAATGGGTGGATAGATgtattaatttgacattttcgGGACTAGAAAGACCCTCCAATAGCTATAAAGATGGACTTTTCCAACTTGGAACACTAGTTGGAcctttttttgtatatataaaattttttcttcactataaaaaatgttattgtgaGCAAGTAGATTATCCCGTGAAAGGCAGAGGGATTAGCTAAAATAACCTGACCGTTACCGTTTCAAAGCCGCTAAAATGGGCCAGAATTTGGTACTTCTTACGTTTTCATGCTATTACTTGCGATGAATAACTAAAATATAGTTGCTACAAATGTTAAATTGAAGGAAAGTTGTTtaattaatcagtttattacaCATTTCAACACCTCCAATGGTGGCGGACGCCTCCAGGAGGCGCAGccgttttttctttctttctcgaACTACGTCACCACCGTAGGGCGGGAGGGGAGTGTTGCTCCTGGCAACGCGTCGGTTGAAACACTCGCAGCTGCGTGTCCGTGTTCTCAGGTGACTCTGACACGTTCCCACACACACCGAAGACACCGATACTCAGGTGTTTACGTTGATGGAACAGATTAAAGCGACAAACTGAGATCAACCGCTGAGGTCGGCGACGTggtgagtttgtttgtttgtttgtttgtttgttttttcctgttttagtccATGGAACTTTCATTATGTGGTTTTAGGACACATAGTCACTTATTTTGCCTTATTTTATAGCTCTGTTGtctaaaaatcagtttttaactgttataaataaaagagaaaaaatatataagactAATTGTCAGGGAAAATTCTTTGTGATGTTCATTTGATACAAgatattcaaaaataaagtctttactttgtcttttttattgttgtaattttagtgtattttttttctagaattagttcttaaatcaaatataataattatgtACATAATAACAAATCTGCATTAATGTTCACCATAATTTCCAATGAAAAGtgctgtattttcttatttactgaAATTTTCATTATTAACCTGGTCCATGTTAGTGTTTTTCTTCGATTCTATTGAaatgaaaattgaaaaacatcGAGTATAAATTAGCTGTGATTAAGACAGGGCTGAAAGATTCAAATTGACATTTGGTTTTTTATTACCAGTTCTAATCTAAAGCTCTAGAGTCTTTAGTTTAGAAGATGTTATGGTTCAATAATTCATAGGTCAGTAttaaatagcaaacaaaaatattaatcgGAATGCAGTTATATTAATAAAGCAATTATGTTAATAAGTAAAGACGAGtggaaaaaaagcagctgacgtccaaaaataaaatctttgggTGATTCTCAAAGACTTTAGAGTTTGTGATCAAGActaaattaaaccataaaaagAAAGTCCTTAAAAGTGGGCTTTTAAGGAGGATATTCTAAAATAAGGAGTGAAGCAAGGTGCTAACATTCAATATGTGTAATAAAAGTTaccttttgtatttaatttaatgcaaataaCTTGAAAGCTTCATTCTAtcctttcagaaaaaaactttgatggAGCGTTACGAGTCTCTGGGTCCGGTCGGGGAGGGCAGTTACGGCACCGTGCTCAAGTGCCGTCATCGACACTCCGGTCGCTTGGTCGCCATAAAGAAATTCTTGGACTTGGAAGATGATGAGACGGTGAAGAAGATCGCCCTCAGGGAAATCAAGCTGCTCAGGGTACCTGCCAATCATCCCATCAACCATTCAGCCAATCGGTCAACGAATAACTGAGCCTGAAACCTGAgtgctgctgaaacactgagataATCAGCCAACCTCAAGACAAACAAGCTCAAATTCTCACAAACTAACCCGTTGTTTTGAGTTGGTTGTGATATTTTGAAGACCTGACCCGTTAAAAAACCTTTTACTGGAAACCTTGATGGTCAAAATGTTAATTatagtaaaagacaaaaactacaTGCTTCTACATTCTCTGCTCTCTTTTGAACCTTACAGCAACTGCGTCACGACAATCTGGTGAACCTCCTGGAGGTGTGGAAGCGCCGCCGTCGCTGGTACCTGGTGTTTGAGTTCGTGGACCGGACGCTTCTGGATGAACTGCAGCAGTGCTCAAGCGGGTTGGACCTTAACACCTGTCGGCAGTACTTATTCCAGGTCCTTAGAGCTGTCAACTTTTGTCACCAGCAAGATGTAAGGAATACTTTCAAAGCTACTTTTTAATATGAGCAAAAATGGCATCAAGAATCATTAAATTTACTCCACAGGTTCAGAGGTCCAGGCTAGTCTTTCTCATCAAGACTCACAGCTTTAAAGTCacaaattcaattatttttccaataaatatgTCATGGAAATATGTGTGACCCTGTGTTTGGAATAACTTACCCTCATTAGGTCATCCATCGTGACATCAAACCTGAGAACATCCTCATCTCTCAAGAGGGTGTGGTCAAACTGTGTGATTTTGGCTTTGCCCGAACCATTGCATCGCCCTCTGAAGGTGGTGTCTATACCGACTACGTAGCCACTCGTTGGTACAGAGCTCCCGAACTGCTTGTAGGGGACATCAAGTATGGAAAGTAGGTATTTTTGCACTTCTCTAGTTTCCTGTTGGATGTTATGAATGCCAAACAATGCCAAACTGGTaggtgtgtttgtatgtgtagACCGGTGGACGTTTGGGCGCTGGGTTGTGTGTTAATAGAAATGCTGACCGCACAAGCTCTGTTTCCCGGAGACTCCGACCTTGACCAGATATACCACATTGTCAGATGTTTTGGTAAGCTCTTACAGTAACCTAACCAAGATATTGATTCATATTCACTTATTAATAAATTCTCCTTGGCTTCAGGTAACTTGACGGCTCATCACCAGGAGttattttacagaaatccaGTCTTTTCTGGAGTTAAACTACTTGAGTGTTCAAAAATTGTCCCACTGCAACAACGCTTCCCCAAAGTTCCACCAACCGCCCTGGATCTGGCACAGGTATTGCACAGTCTGGTTATCAGTTAATGCCAAAGACAATCCAACAGTTCAAATCAATGAAGTATTAAGTGAAGGTTCTTTTTTGGTATTGTTTAAGTGACCAAATCATTAACATAATTTGTACCTTCATTTGTTGCTCAGAAATGTCTAGGCATGGACCCAAAAATACGAGCTACGTGTTCAGACCTGTTAGAGCATCTTCTGTTTACTCAAGACTCTTTCAACATCAGGTATACTTTACCTTTGCTTTGCAAAATAAGTCTCAAATCCTAGAATTTATCTTCTATTTAGTCAAAAACTTCTGCATCTTTCTTTGTGTCTgcacagatttttaaatgagctgaacacaaaaattcaaaaagacCAGAGAGAAAACTCTACACTTCCCAAAATACCCATGACACTGCCAGAAAAAGATAAGGGGGAGGATAAAAACTCCAAAACCAAAGACAAGAAACAATCAGAAGAAACTGAAGAGAAAGTAAACAAGGAtaagacagagaaaacaaaggGAAAACAACCATGCAAGCTGTCTAAATCTATTCATACCACCAATGAATATATTATGACCAAACAACCGAAAACATTTGGCAACAAGGACGTCTATCACACAGAGCAGTTTTCAATGAAACCAGAAAAATCCCCTGGTTCAGAGTTAAAGGAGTTTGATATGTTAAAGTCAACTAAAATCTGTGTCTCTGACTCATCAGATGTCACCAAGAAAGCTGTaagcttaaagaaaaaaacttcagtagcaacaaaacctaaaaatgaaCCTGATGTGTCTATAGACTCAACCAAAGACTATCTTCAGAAGGCCAAAGATATAGACTACAGCGACCTGGACAAAGAGAAAACCATGAAGCTCTTCGGGGAATCATCTAAATCTGAGACAAACGAAGAGTTTGTCAGGAACTCAAGCAACCCTAGCTTAAAAGTTTGTAAATTATCTAAACTTTCCATCAGTGATGGTCGAAGTTTAAATTTATCCCCAAAAACCGTTTTGGAATCGGACACAAGTGTAACACCTACATATCCTCTACCATCCTTCAATGACTTTACTACCCCAACAATGGCCGATGTCACAAAGTCAGGAAAGACAAGTTTGACATCAAAGTTTCAGATTGAGGTATTGGAAACTAATGCAAAGCACGACTCCTCTGAATGTCCGAAAGCCAAACAAAAAAGCTTTAGGAAATCCCAAACTACACAAAACACTCATAACACCTCATTCAGTCCTTCAAGGGCTGCTGCAGATGTTTCCAAACAGTCATTTACACCTGTTACAGAAACCAGTGCTGCCCACAACCTGTCCACCCTACCTCGAGGAATCTcacttccaaaaacaaagactcTTTCAAAAGACAAGGATCCCACTGATGACCAGGATGTTAGGAAGTATCACAGATTCTTGAAGCTCAATCCAATGACAGAAACTCCAACTAAACCTATTTGGTTGCCCCATGATTCAGATGGAGAACCTGATTCATCAGagcattatttttctaattgGCAAAGCAATATGATTGCAGCAGAAGATAAAGTTACCTCAACCCTTGTGCCAAATGAAAACTTACCAGTGGAAAAAGCTCTGACATTGTCAGTGCAAGAGAACCAAGAGGATTCAGCCATTAGGGTGTGCATTAGTTCAACAGCTAATGCCTTAATGAATAAAACCTTAATGCTTCCTGAAAGGTCACCTATTGACAAAAGGAACAATAGCAGTCAGGAGTTCAAATTTGATGCAAagtctttgaacatttttcactttaatcaGAACCCAACAATGTCTCAATTGTTTGGTGATCACACAAGGTTCCTGATGAACCCCAAGAATCAAAAAACTGTATTTACTCCAGatggaaggaagaaaagcaacaagctagaaggaaacaacacaaatatgTCCTCTGATTTGACTTCAGTCATGTCTATGGATCACAAAGCATTGACGAGAAGTCTCATCCTTCATGAAAGGGACTCTACAGACGCTGATGTATTTAATCACAGTGCAGCCCGATCATGtacacctcctcctcctgcaccTGCTACCAATCTCCTTCACCTCCCTCCATCTTCCAGAACCCCTACCCCTTCCATCTTTGTCTCCAGTGCCAACAGGCCTGCTGCCAGCGATCACCTTCAGGGAGGAAGTTTTCATACCGGGATCAACAGTCTGTGGTAGTTCTCAATATACTTGCCTTTGAAATTTTAACCCAGCTAAGATTAATTCACTGATATTAGCTAGATTTGTTTGACCCTCAACCCTCCAACGGTCTCAAGAAAAACCTTTTGTGTTGTCCGAAAAGCTTGTGCGCAGTCTAGTAGGGTGTATAGACCTTGAGGGGTTTTTTGTGTATAGTTTCAGGAACTGACGGTCTAACGGGACATCCTCCTTCTGCTTCCCCACTGTCTGATCATGACATCTGTCATGCAGTGGTCAGAGGAGCCATTTTCTTAGTGGGAGGGTTGAATATGCAGTTCCTGTTTCAAGAACTCCTGAAATGTTTGTCCAGTAGTTCAAAACATTAATCTGACTTAGCCGGTTGGACAAAATCAAACGTAGATgcctttttaaatgtcacttaGCTAGACTGCTAGGTCAATCCGACTGTTTTTGTTAGACTGTATCtatatattgattattttgtgtttttgtaacttaatttttttggttttatcaatgtaaagaaaatatttctagcCAAGCTTACCTCAAAGCTAGCATTAGCAAAGTTGAGGGAACGTTTTTCGGATTCATAATTCTCACACAATCCAAAGAGATTGTTGTTGAACAGTTGCATAAATGTTATACCTGACTTACGGCTTGCTGTTCCTCTTGCATGTTGTAGGAATTTAGTTAAACCAATATGTTATGGTCATGGTCGACAGGACCAACAGTTTGGACCGAACCAGGCCACAAGGTCCTTCAGCTTGCAGGTTGTAGTTTGAACTGGTGTCTTTCTTGCTTACAGCCAAGTAGGATATTTCTAATAACTTATATCAACCGTTTCCGTTTCTGTAGGCACGAGAAAAGAGTTTTGTAAGTGAAAGGTCTAAAAACATCGTCCATTTGCCAGATGTAAGAACCTCAGTTTTGCCGGAGCTCAGTGGAAAAGAAGGTATGGACACATTTTGCAAACTCTTCCTGTCTGACACTAAATCtgaccatttttctttttctattttaggtTAGTTGTTATTACAGATTTTTGAAGTTACTTTCTTTAAGGACTTAAGTTTACAAACACCTACATTACTAGGTCTTCAGGCAGTTTTAAGCTTCTGATACGTTAATACACAAAACACTTGAGTTTTGTGGATGTATTTCCTTGTCCCTGGAGGTGACATGtccatctgttcaaacaattaaATGGACGTAGAAACCTGAATAATCACATTGTTCAGGTCGAAGAGGCGTTGTGAATACCAAAGATAGTGAAACTTGCATATCAAGCCCAGAACAAAAGCATAAAGctggaaacagacaaaataatttaacgAACCGCTCAGTGGAAACGAAGCATTAGAGAAAAACTATTAGGAACCACATATAATTTaggtttaataaaataaaacttttattattgttttataaagtgCCTAATTCACATCTGCAGCTGTACATAAAACCTTGCCAGAAgcgaaataaaatgtttaatgtctTCTCAGCCAAACAGAGCAAAGGTGCTACCAAGGAACAGAGGACAGAAAAGACTCCAGTCTCACTCAGTCCACCATCAGAAGGACAACATGgacaaaacttcaacacaaatACACCAAAACAGACGGAGTAAAAGGAGTTTACTCCCAAAccaaactgattttaattttctatttttattatttaatcatgGTGATGTAAACACTGCTGGACTATACTGAAAATACTGACTTTAAATTCCTAATATGTTAAACTTTGAGtatgagaacatttttacagttatcATTTCCTTTAACAACCTTTGATTATTGAAAACTGTTAATGAATTAttaattttggtattttcatGGTAAAACATAACAGAGGGAACCGTAAAACAACTCATGCagaaatcaacaataaaaaagctgtaaaaaacaaCTGTTTAGGTGAGTCTTATTGGTCACAGgtattaaaactgaaacttctGTAAACTTTAAGAAATCCAACTCATAAAACTAACTAATTACAACCGTTGACAACTTTCCCACTGGTTTCTGTATTTAGCATCAGTCTTAagttatttaagaaataaacatgctCATGGTTTAATCCTACGACTCATCACTTGAATCTTCTGACGTCATGGCCCTAAGTTTCCAGGCTGGCGCCGACTCCTCACTGCTCGACATCACATTCaggctcctgattggctgagagcCGGCCGAACGCCCTCTGGTATTGGCCAGCAGCTGGTAGAAGAGTCTGAGAGCTTGGTTGGTGTTGTGGTTTCTGATTGGTGCTCCAGCAACTGGTTGTTTCCTGATTGGTACCTTGGTTACCGGCTTCCTTGCCGACGATTGGACCACAGACTTTTGGGTTGTGATGACCTGCTGTGAAGTTTTACAGATGATTTAACACACATGCTAGATTATTAAACCTGATGCtgcgtatttatttattacagaagCGGTCAGTCTTATGAGGATTGGGCAGAGTGGTTATAGGTTTTCAAACTCGGGATCCAgtaatttaattgtaatttaaatcaaaagtaTTGTATACTTTAATGCTTTATTCTAAAGTATTAATTGTAGGTAGGATGTTAGAGTAAAAACGGTGGCCATCTTCCATTCCACAGCAGCCATCTTGAAACCATAGATTAtgaacatttgattttaattttggtgGCATTGAAAGTGTGTTCATGTTTAACCTGATTGTGATTCTCCTCATGGTAATCAATGATTATCTATGGGATCCAATATGgcagccaaaacaaacaaagatacATTATTCTGCATCTGTCTGTCTGGGCTAACCCTACAACCAATTCCacctcagaaaatatttgttcagcTTCTAAATCTCAATTCAAATAGTGACACTTTGATATTAGAATACTTTGATACCAAACAAGATGTATAAGTGTTGATTGGACTTCACTGTGGAAGGTTTCCCCAGGCTCAGCAACGTCTGGTTTATCGTCCGCCTCCTTACCTTTGCGGTGGCAGGCCTGGTTGTTGCTTTGGTTGTTGCTGGACTGATGGTAGATCCCGTGTCAAAAATCCTGCAGGTCTCATCAACAGGTGAACCGTCAATCTCTGGAAGCTCAAATCCCAACAAAGACGGATAAGACTCAACTGTCGAAGAGAAATGAGAGGATTGTTGGTTTCTGTAACGGATAGCATGGATCAACTGCTGGAAActcttcagtttcttctttAGTTGTGAACTCTTTCCTTTGACTCTTCTGCTGCAGACCATACGGATCCATTCACTCCAACCGTGTTCAACATGGGCTAACTTCGCAAAACtccaatgaaaatattttttatttttgcatcacatgacTTACTACTGGTGCAAATAATGAAGATTAAGACAGCACATAGGATAATGGCGtggcatgtttttaaatgacttattgCGTTAACCAACttatttacatgtgattttaattgtattttttatttattggaaacaaagaaattgcaaaattgtgtattttttgacATCAGTGGACTATTGACTGCTCCATATTGACCGCTCCACAAGCAAAATGACAACAGCACAGGGCATTTTGAGTAAattcaatcaaaacaaaaatttagcATAGCGCtagcagaagaaacagtttgacaaaagagaaattctataggcgctaaaatctgatgccactccatttttgtttacattttgtgaagaagaaaaacgccctcagtgtcttcttcagaaggTTCTTGTGTCGTTTCCTTAAGTGGTTcgtggtgcagcgcccccacaggtgaggaagGGAAGAGGTTTTTCTCAGAGTTTGGATAATTTGATAGTGCAGTGTGAGATAGAGAACTGtagcaactgaaaatgtaacaaatgttacaatttttgTCCCAGATTTAACCGAATCTACCTGGACTAACAGGTGGGAAACCCTCTGAGAGTaatgtgtaattttcttttatttgtttactgccAAATACTCGAAAAAAATTGACTGGCTCTATAAGTTCTCTGCTCTGTTTGTATGAAAGTGTCTTTGCTGCAATCTGATCTGTCAGTCTGTGCTGCATTATTTATAACAACAGCTCATTATTTATAACAACAGCTCATTATTTATAACAACAGCTCATTATTTATAACAACAGCTCATTATTTATAACAACAGCTCTGAGGTGTTTTTCTTTGGTCTCCATCTTTTGTTGCCACCTGAGCTGCTATAAACACATCAAAAGATGAAATTACAGCCTGATTCCCAACATGCTGAATCATCCTGTCTGTTCAgctaaagacaaaacattttctgagagaaaagttattaaaacaacaatgaGTGAATCTGCACTCACCAGGGATCCAGTTGTTGCTGTGAACTTGGAggaaaaacaggaggaaaatgatggataaagcagagaaacagagagacatGATGACTGCAGAGGAAGGTGATGAAGAGTGAAGGAGGCAGAGAGGGAGTGGAAGGTGCAGGACGAAGTCTAGACTTTAAAGGTTACTCAGAGCGAGTTTGTGGCTCAGAGTTACAACAGAGTAAAATCCTTCCTGCTTTTCCCTGGGAATCTCTGAGCAACTAAATCCCAGGAATGTTTCACAATCTCTCTGCAGCTTTTACtagttttttttagtaaaaaacataaatttaagcATATTTTATCAGATCGatgtttgttaaattaaaataggacaaaaatattaaaatttattgaggAAAAATAATGAGTCTGGAAACAGGTTTCCTCctatttattctaattttggATGGAGACAGTTGGAATTCCCCAAACGTCTCCTCCAATAAAGTTTGAACCGTCTTGCCAAAcctcccagcagcagcagcagcagcgttgtGTAATTATATTCCAGCCCAGATTAGCCACACATTAAGTGCAAAAGCTTTGTTTGATCTCCAGAGACGAGGTTTCCAAAACACTTCACATGTGAAAGCCAGATAGAGGATTTATACGACGGCGTGTCAGGGCCACCGAACAAAACGGAGTTTAAGttaaaaaactcagaaacttgccaggaacattttagaaatttctgagattcgaaaagttgaaagtttgcTAGAAAGACACATcgaaaattttgagattaatctcagatattttctagaaaaaaaaaaaacaagaacatttcagtttgaaaagtcagaaatgtgctagaaaaaaatcagaaattttgacattaatttctgaaatattctagaaaaatgCTGGAAATTTCTGTTCtcagaaaagtaaagaaaatgctagaaaaaaaatctgaaattttgagatcaaTCTTACAAACTTTCCAGAGAAGTTGAAAATATTAGAATGTTGAAACtcaaaaaatttccaaaaatcataaattttctacttttaaaattgagaaaaaacgatttatttatttttttgcttgcaaacttttgacttttcaaactcagaaattctcACATCTCTTCTACAAAATGAATGAGGTCAATCTCAAAATCCATGAGGCTTTTGTAGTAAATGTTTAACTTTCCAAACTGCAGTGGTTGaagtttttctagcaaatttctaGAATTGatctcaaaatgtgtttttctttagcatatttttgactttccaATGTCCGTTGTTTACTGCTGTAGCCTGAGTGTGAACATTGT from Gambusia affinis linkage group LG18, SWU_Gaff_1.0, whole genome shotgun sequence carries:
- the LOC122820932 gene encoding cyclin-dependent kinase-like 5, whose protein sequence is MERYESLGPVGEGSYGTVLKCRHRHSGRLVAIKKFLDLEDDETVKKIALREIKLLRQLRHDNLVNLLEVWKRRRRWYLVFEFVDRTLLDELQQCSSGLDLNTCRQYLFQVLRAVNFCHQQDVIHRDIKPENILISQEGVVKLCDFGFARTIASPSEGGVYTDYVATRWYRAPELLVGDIKYGKPVDVWALGCVLIEMLTAQALFPGDSDLDQIYHIVRCFGNLTAHHQELFYRNPVFSGVKLLECSKIVPLQQRFPKVPPTALDLAQKCLGMDPKIRATCSDLLEHLLFTQDSFNIRFLNELNTKIQKDQRENSTLPKIPMTLPEKDKGEDKNSKTKDKKQSEETEEKVNKDKTEKTKGKQPCKLSKSIHTTNEYIMTKQPKTFGNKDVYHTEQFSMKPEKSPGSELKEFDMLKSTKICVSDSSDVTKKAVSLKKKTSVATKPKNEPDVSIDSTKDYLQKAKDIDYSDLDKEKTMKLFGESSKSETNEEFVRNSSNPSLKVCKLSKLSISDGRSLNLSPKTVLESDTSVTPTYPLPSFNDFTTPTMADVTKSGKTSLTSKFQIEVLETNAKHDSSECPKAKQKSFRKSQTTQNTHNTSFSPSRAAADVSKQSFTPVTETSAAHNLSTLPRGISLPKTKTLSKDKDPTDDQDVRKYHRFLKLNPMTETPTKPIWLPHDSDGEPDSSEHYFSNWQSNMIAAEDKVTSTLVPNENLPVEKALTLSVQENQEDSAIRVCISSTANALMNKTLMLPERSPIDKRNNSSQEFKFDAKSLNIFHFNQNPTMSQLFGDHTRFLMNPKNQKTVFTPDGRKKSNKLEGNNTNMSSDLTSVMSMDHKALTRSLILHERDSTDADVFNHSAARSCTPPPPAPATNLLHLPPSSRTPTPSIFVSSANRPAASDHLQGGSFHTGINSLWNLVKPICYGHGRQDQQFGPNQATRSFSLQAREKSFVSERSKNIVHLPDVRTSVLPELSGKEAKQSKGATKEQRTEKTPVSLSPPSEGQHGQNFNTNTPKQTE